In a single window of the Dinghuibacter silviterrae genome:
- a CDS encoding sensor histidine kinase — MEYDNDRKRMRGPRAVSLFWLPLLLIYPLVNSVTLFPRDARMWIILFNINLALWPVYMLYAREAVWGHLIARRFGMFGLLSVGLFVLIHGLVLGVYALLSLAPLKEVEKAFFMYSTPTFVRESIWILINMFLSVVIALALRFVEDKESVTQAQEESFFFKLRYLRSQLNPHFLFNTLNSIYSLSLQKSDKAPEVVVRLADLMRYLIYECNEEKIPLEKEIAFIQNYIALEQIRHKADIRFSVEGDPKDVMIEPFIFLAFIENGFKHAMDNDYAEPFIYITLKIGQGRIVLNVINSTEADIESQAKRINGKGITNSKSLLDLLYPGSYELDIIQTDKEASRQSALRLQHAKERLETLYPDAYHLDIMLNKNAFTVSLILKSKVA; from the coding sequence ATGGAATACGATAATGACCGCAAAAGGATGCGCGGCCCCCGGGCGGTGTCCTTGTTCTGGCTGCCCCTCTTGCTGATTTACCCATTGGTCAATAGCGTTACCCTTTTTCCGAGAGACGCCCGGATGTGGATCATCCTGTTTAATATCAACCTGGCGCTTTGGCCGGTGTATATGTTGTATGCCCGGGAGGCGGTATGGGGGCACCTGATCGCGCGGCGGTTTGGGATGTTTGGCTTGCTGAGTGTAGGGCTTTTCGTCTTGATCCATGGCCTGGTACTCGGCGTGTATGCCTTACTGTCCCTTGCCCCCTTAAAAGAGGTGGAAAAGGCGTTCTTTATGTATTCGACACCGACGTTTGTCAGGGAAAGCATCTGGATCCTCATCAACATGTTTTTGTCGGTGGTCATCGCCCTTGCGCTCCGGTTTGTGGAAGACAAAGAGAGCGTCACCCAGGCGCAGGAGGAAAGCTTTTTCTTCAAGCTTCGCTACCTGAGGTCGCAACTGAACCCGCATTTTCTTTTTAATACCCTCAACAGCATCTATTCCCTGAGTCTTCAAAAGTCGGACAAGGCTCCGGAGGTGGTGGTGCGGCTGGCCGACCTGATGCGGTACCTGATCTACGAATGCAACGAGGAGAAGATACCGCTGGAGAAGGAAATTGCTTTTATTCAGAATTATATTGCGCTCGAACAAATCCGGCACAAGGCGGACATCCGGTTTAGCGTGGAAGGGGATCCGAAGGACGTGATGATCGAGCCGTTTATTTTCCTTGCCTTTATAGAAAATGGCTTTAAACACGCGATGGACAATGATTATGCCGAACCGTTCATCTACATCACGCTAAAGATCGGGCAGGGACGGATTGTGCTGAACGTCATCAACAGCACGGAGGCGGACATCGAATCCCAGGCGAAGCGCATCAACGGCAAGGGCATTACGAACAGCAAGAGCCTGCTGGACCTGTTGTACCCGGGCTCCTATGAGCTGGACATTATCCAGACGGACAAAGAGGCTTCGCGTCAAAGCGCGCTCAGGCTGCAACACGCCAAGGAAAGGCTGGAAACCCTTTATCCGGATGCTTATCACCTGGACATCATGCTCAATAAGAACGCCTTCACCGTATCTTTAATCCTCAAATCCAAGGTGGCTTGA
- a CDS encoding LytR/AlgR family response regulator transcription factor, translated as MIRCIIVEDEELAQEVIRRHLERISSFELVGVYRTASEAREALKQSEVDLMFLDIRLPGMSGLSFLSTLPDPPLVILTTAYAEYALESYEFNVIDYLLKPISFDRFSKALQKVDAGRLLSRLPDTPGEDFMFVKSGGKFFRVNFAEVIYIQGMRDYLKIVAEGYTVVTLQTMGDMEKQLPSGRFIRVHRSYIVSISRIRSIYGNSVTLAKGEIPIGLVYKEAVMKLVSSPGSRPSS; from the coding sequence TTGATCCGTTGTATCATCGTAGAGGACGAAGAGCTGGCGCAGGAGGTGATCCGGCGTCACCTGGAACGCATTTCTTCCTTTGAACTGGTGGGGGTTTACCGTACGGCGTCCGAAGCCCGGGAGGCGTTGAAGCAAAGCGAGGTCGACCTGATGTTCCTGGACATCCGTTTGCCGGGGATGAGCGGTTTGAGCTTCCTGAGCACGCTTCCCGATCCGCCGCTGGTCATCCTGACCACCGCGTATGCGGAATATGCCCTCGAAAGCTATGAGTTCAACGTGATCGACTACCTGTTAAAACCCATCTCTTTCGACAGGTTTTCCAAGGCCCTTCAAAAGGTGGATGCGGGCAGGCTGCTCAGCCGTCTGCCCGATACTCCAGGGGAGGACTTTATGTTTGTAAAATCCGGCGGGAAATTCTTCCGGGTGAATTTTGCGGAGGTCATTTACATCCAGGGGATGCGCGACTACCTGAAGATCGTGGCGGAAGGGTACACGGTGGTCACCCTCCAAACCATGGGCGATATGGAAAAACAACTGCCCTCCGGGCGCTTTATCCGCGTCCACCGGTCCTATATTGTGTCCATCTCCCGGATCCGCAGTATCTATGGGAATTCGGTTACCCTGGCAAAAGGAGAGATCCCGATCGGTCTTGTGTATAAGGAAGCCGTGATGAAGCTGGTCAGCTCCCCCGGGTCCCGCCCGTCTTCATGA
- a CDS encoding lipopolysaccharide biosynthesis protein: MPRFFRHISASALQFGLNQALGVLLFFALSRGLSKDVFGELNWSLAVCLTGYTLLGMGLDALVVKRIASGDDPGALLSIYRAHVGWVGVGAYAGVLMLWFLFPGFFKPHLFLPGIALAKTLLFWALPYKQLAAGKERFGILMRMSIVSTVVKTAAILVCWATGNWSVPLLTGIFIAGDAAEWGVSWYLGRGLYTATATQRLSWVALVRESLPQAGVVLFSSALSRFDWIFIGIFVSAARLAEYSFAYKAFEVASLPLLALAPLLVPLFTRWVREMTSDRAEVLHRLLRAELVMAWGTVLWLNLAWVPVVDPLTGGMYGSVNVRTIFLLSLCLPVTYLNNYLWTIHFAHGRLGWILKAFAVGFVLNVVGDVLLIPRFGNEGAAVAFLGAIFVQTLLYHKGIEEVSVPEAWGTQVLCALCVGGAMVGTAWLTGWARLCAASLLYLVGLVLTGRIRPRDFFYLRLRFV, from the coding sequence ATGCCTCGGTTTTTCCGGCACATATCGGCCAGCGCTTTGCAATTCGGCCTTAACCAGGCCTTGGGGGTCCTCCTTTTCTTTGCCCTTTCCCGGGGGCTCTCCAAGGACGTCTTTGGCGAGCTGAACTGGTCGCTGGCAGTTTGTCTGACGGGGTATACCCTCCTCGGGATGGGCTTGGATGCCCTGGTCGTCAAACGGATCGCGTCGGGTGACGATCCGGGGGCCCTGCTGTCTATTTACCGGGCCCACGTGGGTTGGGTGGGGGTAGGGGCTTATGCCGGGGTCCTGATGCTTTGGTTTCTGTTCCCCGGTTTTTTCAAACCGCACCTGTTCCTGCCGGGGATCGCGTTGGCCAAGACCTTGCTTTTTTGGGCGCTTCCCTACAAACAACTGGCGGCGGGTAAAGAGCGGTTTGGGATCCTGATGAGGATGTCGATCGTATCCACCGTTGTCAAGACCGCGGCGATCCTGGTGTGTTGGGCGACGGGGAATTGGTCGGTGCCGCTGCTGACCGGCATCTTTATCGCGGGGGATGCGGCGGAGTGGGGGGTGAGCTGGTACCTGGGGCGAGGGCTGTACACAGCGACGGCGACGCAGCGCCTCTCCTGGGTGGCCCTTGTCCGGGAGTCGCTCCCCCAGGCCGGTGTCGTCCTTTTTTCCTCCGCACTTTCCCGCTTCGACTGGATCTTCATCGGCATTTTCGTATCGGCGGCACGGCTGGCGGAATACAGCTTTGCCTATAAGGCTTTCGAGGTGGCGTCCCTGCCGTTGCTGGCGCTGGCTCCTTTGCTGGTGCCCCTTTTTACGCGCTGGGTCCGGGAAATGACGTCGGACAGGGCAGAGGTGCTCCACCGCCTTCTCCGGGCAGAACTGGTGATGGCGTGGGGAACCGTCCTTTGGCTTAACCTGGCCTGGGTGCCCGTGGTGGACCCGCTGACGGGTGGTATGTATGGGTCGGTGAACGTGCGGACCATTTTCCTGTTGTCGCTTTGTCTCCCGGTGACTTACCTCAATAATTACCTATGGACAATTCACTTTGCGCATGGCCGGCTGGGTTGGATCCTAAAGGCGTTTGCCGTGGGTTTTGTCCTGAACGTGGTGGGGGATGTTTTGTTGATCCCCCGTTTTGGGAACGAGGGCGCGGCGGTGGCATTCCTGGGCGCTATATTCGTGCAGACCTTGTTGTACCACAAGGGGATCGAGGAGGTGAGCGTTCCGGAGGCCTGGGGAACACAGGTGTTGTGTGCGCTTTGCGTGGGGGGCGCGATGGTGGGGACGGCGTGGCTGACCGGATGGGCGCGCTTATGCGCCGCCAGTTTGCTTTACCTCGTGGGCCTGGTGCTTACGGGCCGCATCCGTCCCCGGGATTTTTTTTATCTGCGTCTTCGATTTGTATAA
- a CDS encoding glycosyltransferase family 2 protein: MKLSVLMPAYNAERYIGQAISSVLGQTFADFELVVVDDGSTDGTAEVVQSFRDSRIVLIRQANQGIAGALNTGLGIARSGLIARFDADDICYPYRLQRQYSFMRESPDYVLAGSMVDYADMEGRFVFTYRPPGNTDRVIRRLSYKICPFIHSSVIYRRDAVRSLGGYNVHAHGFEDHLLWRRLIRVGKVYNMPEVLMRVRFNPNSLTMDETCRSPLYLHTKYEALRKESIHAAEGKLLLEVIKSQEQSGEREQAYHVLLAKKYLWNNAQPRKAREHARRVLSDRHYTRKGLYLLLLSYLPGRLLVFLYRTLNFSGYERS; the protein is encoded by the coding sequence ATGAAACTCTCTGTATTGATGCCCGCATACAATGCGGAACGCTATATCGGACAAGCCATCTCCTCGGTGCTGGGCCAGACCTTTGCGGATTTTGAATTGGTGGTGGTGGATGACGGGTCTACGGACGGCACCGCGGAGGTCGTGCAATCCTTCAGGGATTCCCGGATCGTGTTGATCCGGCAGGCCAACCAGGGGATAGCGGGTGCCCTCAACACGGGGCTGGGTATCGCCCGTTCCGGGTTGATCGCGCGTTTTGACGCGGACGACATCTGCTATCCTTATCGTCTCCAGCGCCAGTACAGTTTTATGCGGGAAAGCCCGGACTATGTCCTGGCGGGGTCCATGGTAGATTATGCGGACATGGAAGGCCGCTTTGTATTTACCTACCGCCCGCCCGGGAACACCGACCGGGTGATCCGGCGGCTTTCCTATAAGATCTGTCCCTTCATTCATTCCAGCGTCATTTACCGGAGGGATGCGGTTCGCTCCCTGGGGGGCTACAACGTCCACGCGCATGGTTTTGAAGACCACTTGTTGTGGCGCAGGCTCATCCGTGTGGGCAAGGTCTACAATATGCCCGAGGTGTTGATGCGGGTGCGCTTCAATCCCAATTCGCTGACCATGGACGAGACCTGCCGCAGTCCCTTGTACCTCCACACCAAGTACGAGGCTTTGCGCAAAGAGTCCATACACGCCGCAGAGGGTAAACTGCTGCTGGAGGTCATCAAGTCCCAGGAGCAAAGCGGCGAAAGAGAACAGGCCTACCATGTCTTGCTTGCCAAAAAATATTTGTGGAACAATGCCCAGCCCCGGAAGGCCAGGGAACATGCACGCAGGGTCCTCTCCGACCGGCACTACACCCGCAAAGGTTTGTACCTGCTGCTGTTGTCCTACCTCCCCGGCCGGCTGCTGGTCTTTTTATACCGGACGCTCAACTTCTCGGGTTATGAACGGAGCTAG
- a CDS encoding glycosyltransferase family 4 protein has translation MNGARPVTIFVDAHSLDKGYQGTHSFLRELYAELLDRYPGLDIYFGTYDPDCIRRVFPELPDTHILPYKKTYPGFVRFLYDIPRYLRKYRFDYAHFQYIGVPWRTATRSIVTLHDVLYLDYPGDYPLLYRWIRKILFRDSLRRADVMTTVSDYSKGRIARHYRVREKDIHIIPNAVDVGLARVFSSRAEAEARVRREFGLDNFILCVSRVEPRKNHLLLLDAYRASGLQRQGIALVLIGAASIKVPGLQERLDRQGVLWLEAVTPEDLAAFYKACRLFVYPSRAEGFGIPPLEAALCGAPVLCSRSTAMEDFRFFDPYTFDPRCTSELTDKLLDMIHTPPGTEYLRRVSNEVSRLYSRAESARAFYTIIQQNRLAWN, from the coding sequence ATGAACGGAGCTAGACCAGTGACGATATTTGTGGATGCCCACAGCCTGGACAAGGGCTACCAGGGGACGCACAGCTTCCTGAGGGAGTTGTATGCGGAGCTGCTCGACCGCTACCCGGGGCTGGACATTTATTTCGGGACGTATGACCCGGATTGCATACGGCGGGTTTTCCCGGAGCTGCCGGACACGCATATCCTCCCCTATAAAAAGACATATCCGGGCTTCGTCCGCTTTTTGTACGACATACCCCGGTACCTCCGGAAGTACCGGTTCGACTATGCGCACTTTCAATATATCGGCGTGCCCTGGCGGACGGCTACGCGTTCCATCGTCACCCTACACGACGTTCTTTACCTGGATTATCCGGGTGATTATCCCCTATTGTACCGGTGGATCCGGAAAATACTTTTCCGGGACAGCCTCCGGCGCGCAGACGTCATGACCACCGTGTCGGATTATTCAAAGGGGCGCATCGCCCGGCACTACCGGGTCCGGGAAAAGGACATCCACATCATTCCCAACGCGGTGGACGTGGGCCTGGCGAGGGTCTTCTCCAGCCGGGCCGAAGCGGAAGCGCGGGTGCGACGGGAGTTTGGTTTGGACAACTTTATCCTTTGCGTCAGCCGTGTGGAGCCCCGCAAAAACCACCTCTTGCTCCTGGACGCCTACCGGGCTTCCGGTCTGCAAAGGCAAGGGATCGCCCTGGTGCTGATCGGAGCCGCGTCCATCAAGGTGCCCGGTTTGCAGGAGCGGCTGGACCGGCAGGGCGTCCTTTGGCTGGAGGCCGTAACACCCGAAGACCTTGCGGCCTTTTATAAAGCCTGCCGTCTTTTTGTCTATCCCTCCCGGGCGGAAGGGTTTGGCATCCCGCCCCTGGAAGCCGCGTTGTGCGGGGCGCCTGTGCTCTGCTCCCGGAGCACGGCCATGGAGGACTTCCGTTTTTTCGATCCCTATACGTTTGATCCCCGGTGTACGTCCGAGCTCACGGACAAGCTCCTGGACATGATCCATACCCCACCAGGTACGGAATATCTCCGGCGGGTGTCGAACGAAGTTTCCCGTTTATACTCGCGGGCGGAAAGTGCCCGCGCCTTCTATACGATCATACAGCAAAACCGTTTGGCATGGAATTGA
- a CDS encoding DUF1972 domain-containing protein, which yields MELNIGILGTRGIPNHYGGFEQVASYLSKGLVGKGHTVSVYCPHDHPYQEDTWEGVRLLRKYNPPGTPGQFIYDLECLLDARRRNFDILLLLGYTSSSVWGPLYPKGPVIINNMDGLEWKRTKYSRPVRAFLKYAESLAVRYSHHYIADSLPVRDYLQWQYGIRSRYIPYGAEVFSKKDEGYLWDWGLTPGSYSLLMARMEPENNLAMVLEGFRRARTEQSLLVVGDTSNGYGKMLVKRFGQTPRVIFAGPQFDQASLHSLKTFARYYFHGHSVGGTNPSLLEAMASKALIAAHENPFNKAILGRDAFYFSDPAGVARIFERAVSPIPESEMIENNFRKIGASYNWERITLEYEQFMYACYAEERELIPHPPVPGLSPA from the coding sequence ATGGAATTGAACATTGGCATATTGGGCACCAGGGGCATCCCCAACCACTATGGCGGATTTGAACAAGTGGCCTCTTATCTGTCGAAGGGGCTCGTCGGGAAAGGGCATACCGTCAGCGTCTACTGCCCCCACGATCATCCCTACCAGGAGGATACCTGGGAAGGCGTCCGTCTCCTGCGTAAGTACAATCCTCCCGGTACGCCGGGGCAATTCATATACGACCTGGAATGTCTGCTGGACGCAAGGCGGCGGAATTTCGACATCCTCCTGCTCTTAGGCTACACCAGCAGTTCGGTGTGGGGGCCGCTTTATCCGAAAGGGCCGGTCATCATCAACAATATGGACGGGCTGGAGTGGAAACGAACCAAATATTCCCGGCCGGTCCGGGCGTTTCTGAAATATGCCGAAAGCCTGGCGGTCCGTTACAGCCATCACTATATCGCCGACTCCCTGCCGGTGCGCGACTACCTCCAGTGGCAATACGGCATCAGGAGCCGCTACATCCCCTACGGAGCGGAAGTGTTTTCGAAAAAAGACGAAGGCTACCTCTGGGACTGGGGGCTGACCCCGGGAAGTTATTCCCTGCTGATGGCCCGTATGGAACCGGAAAACAACCTGGCGATGGTCCTGGAGGGTTTTCGCAGGGCCCGTACGGAGCAAAGCCTCCTCGTCGTGGGCGATACCTCGAACGGGTATGGCAAGATGTTGGTCAAGCGCTTTGGACAGACACCGCGGGTCATCTTCGCGGGCCCGCAGTTTGACCAGGCGAGCCTGCATTCCCTGAAGACCTTCGCGCGGTATTACTTTCACGGGCACAGCGTGGGCGGTACCAATCCCTCTCTCTTGGAGGCCATGGCTTCCAAGGCCCTCATCGCCGCGCACGAAAACCCGTTCAATAAGGCAATCCTGGGCAGGGATGCGTTTTACTTCTCCGACCCGGCGGGGGTTGCCCGTATCTTCGAACGCGCCGTTTCCCCTATCCCCGAGTCGGAAATGATCGAGAACAATTTCAGAAAAATCGGTGCCTCCTACAACTGGGAGAGGATCACCTTGGAATATGAACAATTCATGTACGCGTGTTATGCTGAAGAACGTGAGCTTATACCTCATCCTCCTGTTCCTGGTCTGTCTCCCGCTTGA
- a CDS encoding O-antigen ligase family protein, protein MLKNVSLYLILLFLVCLPLDHFYSEVALIALTGHTMLLARREDWEKFLDRRVLALQSLFGVILLATLYSPYKALALQDVFQALPLFLCPWLCAVLQPVLIANRDRIFGGLCLSCVAVLLYLYGDALYAIHYFHLPLRELFSDHFVNQQFTEPLGVHATYLSMYCALSLFWCIRRGLVARRPLLYFCGALLLSFGLVQLSAKCVWVVLVIMGAVVFPYYLTSSRQRIYAFAAAGVAALILGIVLLQSGFFHKRMIDDFSRDLVANKTVNVENQSRMVRWGAAWSLIRSAPVAGYGWGTERPLLQDAYFRQGLYEPYLLGLNAHNQFLHWWITTGLLGLLVYTGLLGAALYTAFRARDLLWTGFLLLVIVVSLVENILDVQQGLFFVSFFFPFFFFSKRTLYGR, encoded by the coding sequence ATGCTGAAGAACGTGAGCTTATACCTCATCCTCCTGTTCCTGGTCTGTCTCCCGCTTGACCATTTCTACAGCGAGGTGGCCCTGATTGCCCTTACCGGCCATACGATGTTGCTGGCGAGGAGGGAGGACTGGGAAAAATTCCTGGACCGGAGGGTCCTGGCCCTGCAGTCGCTTTTCGGGGTGATCCTGTTGGCGACGTTGTACAGTCCGTATAAAGCACTCGCGCTCCAGGATGTCTTCCAGGCGTTGCCGCTTTTTCTTTGCCCCTGGTTGTGTGCGGTGCTTCAGCCGGTGTTGATCGCTAACAGGGACCGTATTTTCGGTGGATTGTGCCTGTCTTGCGTGGCCGTCTTGCTGTATTTGTACGGGGATGCATTGTACGCGATACACTATTTCCACCTGCCGCTCCGGGAACTGTTCTCCGACCATTTTGTCAACCAGCAATTCACCGAACCCCTGGGGGTGCACGCGACCTACCTGTCGATGTATTGCGCGCTTTCCCTGTTCTGGTGTATCCGTCGCGGCCTTGTCGCACGGCGGCCGCTCTTGTATTTTTGTGGCGCCCTCCTTCTCTCCTTCGGTTTGGTACAGCTCAGCGCCAAGTGCGTATGGGTAGTGCTGGTGATCATGGGCGCGGTTGTCTTCCCCTACTACCTGACGAGCAGCAGGCAGCGGATATATGCCTTTGCCGCCGCGGGTGTTGCCGCGCTTATACTGGGCATCGTCCTTTTGCAGAGTGGTTTTTTCCACAAACGTATGATCGACGACTTTAGCCGGGACCTGGTCGCGAACAAAACTGTCAACGTGGAAAATCAATCCAGGATGGTCCGTTGGGGTGCGGCCTGGTCCCTGATCCGGTCCGCCCCGGTGGCCGGCTATGGTTGGGGAACCGAGCGCCCGTTGCTCCAGGATGCGTATTTCCGCCAGGGTCTGTATGAGCCCTACCTGCTCGGGCTCAACGCCCACAACCAGTTCCTTCATTGGTGGATCACCACCGGGTTGCTCGGGTTGTTGGTCTATACCGGCCTTTTAGGTGCGGCCCTTTACACGGCGTTCCGCGCGCGGGACCTTCTTTGGACCGGGTTCCTGCTCCTGGTCATCGTCGTATCCCTGGTCGAGAACATATTGGACGTCCAGCAGGGTCTGTTTTTTGTGAGCTTCTTTTTCCCGTTTTTCTTTTTTTCAAAACGTACGCTCTATGGACGATAA
- a CDS encoding nucleotidyltransferase domain-containing protein, giving the protein MDDKAAILVTLGYFDLFQYPLTEREVFFFLPRPIPPAAFEHALGELVAEGGVFAWEGFYFLRNEPELVHRRKVGNARAARMLVTAGRIAALLSHFPFVRAVGVSGSLSKQYADETSDIDLFIITSPGRLWMARTLLHLFKKLSFLVRRQDWFCMNYFIDESALKIPEQNIYTAIEIVTLLPMRGSGVFTAFRKANAWTDDFLPNSYGRLVFSEESGPSWVRRAFEWFFSGSFGDRLDGWLMRVTDKRWRKKTNEGRRNNRGIVMTMDASRHAARPDPTGFQQGLLDAYERRCGFLLRKYQVGYDNLRKEMM; this is encoded by the coding sequence ATGGACGATAAGGCAGCCATCCTGGTCACCCTCGGGTATTTCGACCTTTTCCAATACCCGCTCACGGAGCGGGAGGTCTTCTTCTTTTTGCCCCGGCCTATTCCACCCGCCGCCTTCGAACACGCCTTGGGAGAACTGGTGGCGGAAGGCGGCGTGTTTGCCTGGGAAGGTTTTTATTTCCTGCGGAACGAACCCGAACTGGTGCACCGGCGGAAGGTGGGGAATGCGCGTGCCGCCCGCATGCTCGTGACGGCCGGTCGTATCGCCGCCTTGTTGTCCCATTTCCCCTTTGTGCGGGCGGTGGGTGTTTCCGGGTCGCTGTCCAAACAGTACGCCGACGAGACCTCGGACATCGACCTTTTTATCATTACCAGCCCCGGCCGTCTTTGGATGGCGCGCACGCTCCTTCACCTGTTTAAAAAACTGTCGTTTCTGGTCCGGCGCCAGGACTGGTTCTGCATGAATTATTTTATAGACGAATCCGCCCTGAAGATCCCCGAGCAGAACATATACACCGCGATCGAGATCGTTACCCTTTTGCCGATGCGCGGCTCGGGTGTGTTTACCGCTTTCAGGAAGGCCAATGCATGGACGGATGATTTTTTGCCCAACAGCTACGGCCGTCTTGTATTTAGCGAGGAGAGCGGTCCGTCATGGGTTCGCCGCGCTTTTGAATGGTTCTTTTCCGGCTCTTTCGGGGACCGCCTTGACGGCTGGCTCATGCGCGTCACCGACAAACGCTGGCGCAAAAAAACAAATGAAGGCCGGCGCAACAACCGCGGCATCGTCATGACCATGGATGCCAGCCGTCATGCGGCCCGCCCCGATCCCACCGGTTTCCAGCAGGGTTTGCTTGACGCCTACGAGCGCCGCTGTGGGTTTTTATTGAGGAAATACCAGGTGGGTTACGATAATTTGCGCAAGGAGATGATGTAG
- a CDS encoding class I SAM-dependent methyltransferase codes for MNEALTEAAFSKQSAIFDALYSGNTIVQYKRERVRTHVLSNLLPNSQILELNSGTGEDAIFFAGMGHQVHATDLSGGMLEQLAKKVAARGLNDRISYELCSFTALDTLRNQGPYDLIFSNFAGLNCTGDLSKVIASLPPLLKPGGIVTVVILPPFCLWETLLVAKGKLKTAFRRFFSRGGRKAKVEGFPFRCWYYWPSVVQKALGKDFETLDLEGLCTLVPPSYIEGFAEKRPGLYAYLKGLEEKKRRRWPWKYIGDYYIISLRKLS; via the coding sequence TTGAACGAAGCACTCACAGAAGCCGCCTTTTCCAAGCAATCGGCTATTTTCGATGCCCTTTATTCGGGCAATACGATCGTGCAGTATAAACGCGAGCGCGTCCGCACACACGTGTTGTCGAACCTTTTGCCAAACAGCCAGATCCTGGAGCTGAACAGTGGAACGGGCGAAGACGCGATCTTTTTTGCGGGTATGGGGCACCAGGTACATGCGACCGACCTGTCGGGTGGCATGCTGGAGCAACTGGCCAAAAAGGTAGCCGCCCGGGGTTTGAACGACCGCATCTCGTACGAGCTTTGCTCTTTTACTGCCCTGGACACGCTCCGGAATCAGGGACCTTACGACCTTATTTTTTCCAACTTCGCCGGACTCAATTGTACGGGAGACCTGTCGAAAGTTATTGCCTCGCTTCCCCCCTTATTGAAACCCGGGGGCATAGTGACGGTGGTGATCCTGCCGCCTTTTTGTCTGTGGGAGACGTTGCTCGTTGCCAAAGGGAAGCTCAAAACGGCGTTCCGCCGTTTCTTTTCCCGGGGCGGGCGAAAGGCAAAGGTGGAAGGCTTTCCTTTCCGTTGCTGGTATTACTGGCCGTCGGTGGTACAAAAGGCGTTGGGGAAGGACTTTGAAACCCTGGACCTGGAGGGGCTGTGCACCCTGGTGCCGCCTTCCTATATCGAGGGCTTTGCGGAAAAACGGCCGGGGCTGTATGCCTACCTGAAGGGCCTGGAGGAGAAAAAGCGGAGACGCTGGCCCTGGAAGTATATCGGGGACTACTACATCATCTCCTTGCGCAAATTATCGTAA